Proteins encoded in a region of the Canis lupus familiaris isolate Mischka breed German Shepherd chromosome 1, alternate assembly UU_Cfam_GSD_1.0, whole genome shotgun sequence genome:
- the C1H19orf12 gene encoding protein C19orf12 homolog, translating to MLPSRLAKMPLVVEDVMRLLCSIAEERKMQAAVKHSGKGALVTGAVAFLGGLVGGPPGLAVGGAVGGLLGAWMTSGQFQPIPQILMQLPPSEQQKLFNEVTAIVRHLEWTDVVQLTMLVMGSEALKQQLVAMLVNYITKELRAEVQYGD from the exons ATGCTTCCTTCAAGGCTCGCCAAGATGCCCCTCGTGGTGGAAGACGTCATGAGGCTGCTCTGCTCCATCGCTGAGGAGAGGAAAATGCAGGCAGCCGTCAAGCACTCTGGGAAGGGCGCCCTGGTCACTGGGGCTGTGGCCTTCCTTGGTGGTCTGGTCGGAGGCCCACCCGGACTAGCTGTTG GGGGGGCCGTTGGGGGCCTGTTGGGCGCGTGGATGACAAGCGGACAGTTTCAGCCGATTCCTCAGATCCTGATGCAGCTGCCGCCCTCTGAGCAGCAGAAGCTCTTTAATGAAGTGACCGCCATCGTCAGGCACCTGGAGTGGACGGACGTCGTGCAGCTGACCATGCTGGTCATGGGCAGTGAGGCCCTGAAGCAGCAGCTGGTGGCCATGCTGGTGAACTACATCACCAAGGAGCTGCGGGCCGAAGTCCAGTACGGGGACTAG